One Lysobacter enzymogenes DNA segment encodes these proteins:
- a CDS encoding methylated-DNA--[protein]-cysteine S-methyltransferase, producing the protein MSSPIRLKRGEVRYQHIDSPVGRLLLASGEDGLRLIEFEEPWHPAAMDERWEEGDDAVLAATRRQLAEYFAGARRDFDLPLAPHGTAFQLQCWRTLALIPYGETWSYGQMARHLGQPTATRAVGAANGRNPLPIVLPCHRVIGADGSLTGFGGGLPVKKHLLMLEGALQEAPHSADLFGG; encoded by the coding sequence ATGAGTTCGCCGATCCGGCTCAAGCGCGGCGAGGTGCGCTACCAGCACATCGACAGCCCGGTCGGCCGCCTGCTGCTGGCCAGCGGCGAGGACGGCCTGCGCCTGATCGAATTCGAAGAGCCCTGGCATCCTGCGGCGATGGACGAACGCTGGGAGGAAGGCGACGACGCCGTGCTCGCCGCGACCCGCCGCCAGCTCGCCGAGTATTTCGCCGGCGCGCGCCGCGACTTCGATCTGCCGCTGGCGCCGCACGGCACCGCGTTCCAGCTGCAGTGCTGGCGCACGCTGGCGCTGATTCCGTACGGCGAAACCTGGAGCTACGGGCAGATGGCGCGGCACCTCGGCCAACCCACCGCGACGCGCGCGGTCGGCGCGGCGAACGGGCGCAACCCGCTGCCGATCGTGCTGCCCTGCCACCGGGTGATCGGCGCGGACGGCAGCCTGACCGGATTCGGCGGCGGGCTGCCGGTGAAGAAGCATCTGTTGATGCTGGAAGGCGCGCTGCAGGAAGCGCCGCACTCCGCCGACTTGTTCGGCGGTTGA
- a CDS encoding 30S ribosomal protein THX yields the protein MGKGDRKTAKGKRYNSSYGNARKAVTKATGSAAAPAAKKTAKTAVAKAPAKKVVAKKATKE from the coding sequence ATGGGTAAGGGCGACCGCAAGACCGCCAAGGGCAAGCGCTACAACTCCAGCTACGGCAACGCCCGCAAGGCCGTGACCAAGGCCACCGGCAGCGCCGCCGCGCCGGCCGCCAAGAAGACCGCCAAGACCGCCGTCGCCAAGGCGCCGGCGAAGAAGGTCGTGGCCAAGAAGGCCACCAAGGAGTAA
- a CDS encoding DUF6348 family protein: MSASAAGPEFGLLEANPGGSPAGHLRFEDEAGETYLEPFDLVETLAAVLVENGQRAHAYDNGWIEIGDDGLFAFPQLVDFTELDGGTIRTASTIQCNHPRLFPQGVFEYQHATGETFDDAVKRGFDQWARTDLLALLDATRAEPETCMTMRMEFGGEDGAPRRERRIVFGPVASFGRAQQAEAEAARAAACAADGEPADACEAGDDGDAHGFCPCCLFTNSLEAFRPLLEQPGLFALRLFASRDHQDGECQADCRVNGEDWPQGLDGLRDYAANWPSAPGQTIEFRKQYVIVQDAPE, from the coding sequence GTGAGCGCATCCGCGGCCGGCCCCGAGTTCGGCTTGCTCGAGGCCAATCCCGGCGGCTCGCCGGCCGGTCACCTGCGCTTCGAGGACGAAGCCGGCGAGACCTATCTGGAGCCGTTCGACCTGGTCGAGACCCTGGCCGCGGTCCTCGTGGAAAACGGCCAGCGCGCGCACGCCTACGACAACGGCTGGATCGAGATCGGCGACGACGGCCTGTTCGCGTTCCCGCAACTGGTCGACTTCACCGAACTCGACGGCGGCACGATCCGCACCGCCAGCACCATCCAGTGCAATCACCCGCGGCTGTTCCCGCAAGGCGTGTTCGAGTACCAGCACGCCACCGGCGAGACCTTCGACGACGCGGTCAAGCGCGGCTTCGACCAGTGGGCGCGCACCGACCTGCTCGCGCTGCTCGACGCGACGCGCGCCGAACCGGAAACCTGCATGACCATGCGCATGGAATTCGGCGGCGAAGACGGCGCGCCGCGGCGCGAGCGGCGGATCGTGTTCGGTCCGGTCGCCAGTTTCGGCCGCGCGCAGCAGGCCGAAGCGGAGGCCGCGCGCGCCGCCGCTTGCGCGGCCGACGGCGAACCGGCGGACGCATGCGAGGCCGGCGACGATGGCGACGCGCACGGCTTCTGCCCGTGCTGCCTGTTCACCAACTCGCTGGAGGCGTTCCGCCCGCTGCTCGAGCAACCGGGGCTGTTCGCCCTGCGCCTGTTCGCTTCGCGCGACCATCAGGACGGCGAATGCCAGGCCGATTGCCGGGTCAACGGCGAGGACTGGCCGCAGGGCCTGGACGGCCTGCGCGACTACGCCGCGAACTGGCCGAGCGCGCCCGGGCAAACGATCGAATTCCGCAAGCAGTACGTGATCGTGCAGGACGCGCCGGAGTGA
- a CDS encoding formimidoylglutamate deiminase, giving the protein MNANAPNSVWTPQGWRGDASAERIVPGIANLHSHAFQRAMAGMAERQTNPADSFWTWRETMYRFAARFTPDALHAVAAQLYAEMLEAGYTSVCEFHYLHHAPDGRPYADPAAMSRALIAAARETGIRMTLLPVLYMTGGFDERPLGERQRRFGHEVDAYLRLLDTLRAEQNAMLRVGCCLHSLRAVPPAPMREALAALPADSRVHVHIAEQVAEVEDCVAVRGARPVRWLLDNAQVDERWTLVHATHLDQGEVRDTARSGATVAICTTTEANLGDGLFPLRDYLDAGGYWGVGSDSHISVSPVEELRWLEYGQRLVTRRRNIAVSVGADGSDSVGETLLRGVAASAQRSTGFDATALAGDTLVLDREAPAFAGATDADYVDRWLFSGNRNLVREAFVGGERVVAEGRHRDREAIARRYGETLRALLAD; this is encoded by the coding sequence ATGAACGCCAACGCTCCGAATTCCGTGTGGACCCCGCAAGGCTGGCGCGGCGACGCGTCCGCCGAACGCATCGTGCCGGGCATCGCCAACCTGCATTCGCACGCGTTCCAGCGCGCGATGGCGGGCATGGCCGAACGCCAGACTAATCCGGCCGACAGCTTCTGGACCTGGCGCGAAACGATGTACCGCTTCGCCGCGCGCTTCACGCCGGACGCCTTGCATGCCGTCGCCGCGCAGCTCTACGCCGAAATGCTCGAAGCCGGCTACACCAGCGTCTGCGAATTCCACTACCTGCACCACGCGCCCGACGGCCGGCCTTACGCCGATCCGGCGGCGATGTCGCGCGCGCTGATCGCCGCCGCGCGCGAGACCGGCATCCGCATGACCTTGCTGCCGGTGCTGTACATGACCGGCGGCTTCGACGAGCGCCCGCTGGGCGAGCGCCAGCGCCGCTTCGGCCACGAGGTCGATGCCTACCTGCGTCTGCTCGATACGCTGCGCGCTGAACAGAACGCGATGCTGCGCGTGGGCTGCTGCCTGCACAGCCTGCGCGCGGTGCCGCCGGCGCCGATGCGCGAAGCGCTGGCGGCGCTGCCGGCCGACAGCCGCGTGCACGTGCACATCGCCGAGCAAGTGGCCGAAGTCGAGGATTGCGTGGCGGTGCGCGGCGCGCGGCCGGTGCGCTGGCTGCTCGACAACGCCCAGGTGGACGAGCGTTGGACGCTGGTGCACGCCACCCATCTGGACCAAGGCGAAGTGCGCGACACCGCCCGCAGCGGCGCCACGGTGGCGATCTGCACCACCACCGAGGCCAACCTCGGCGACGGGCTGTTCCCGTTGCGCGACTACCTCGACGCGGGCGGCTATTGGGGCGTGGGTTCGGACTCGCACATCTCGGTGTCGCCGGTGGAAGAGCTGCGCTGGCTCGAATACGGACAACGTCTGGTCACGCGGCGGCGCAATATCGCGGTGAGCGTGGGCGCGGACGGGTCCGACAGCGTCGGCGAGACCTTGCTGCGCGGCGTCGCCGCGAGCGCGCAGCGCTCGACCGGGTTCGATGCGACGGCGCTGGCCGGCGACACCCTGGTGCTGGACCGCGAGGCCCCGGCGTTCGCCGGCGCCACCGATGCCGATTACGTGGACCGCTGGTTGTTCAGCGGCAACCGCAATCTGGTGCGCGAGGCGTTCGTCGGCGGCGAGCGAGTCGTGGCCGAGGGACGCCACCGCGACCGCGAGGCGATCGCGCGGCGCTACGGCGAGACCTTGCGCGCGCTGCTGGCCGATTGA
- a CDS encoding MerC domain-containing protein produces the protein MSDSPSRSLIDRIGALGSLLCAVHCALLPLAIALIPSLGLVSLASDRFELAFVAFATVLGAFSLIWGYRRHHAVRALWLLVPGLALLWVGVLYAPLHHSVVPHAIAMTIGGALVGLAHLANLRLNHGHIHSASCAH, from the coding sequence ATGTCCGATTCGCCATCCCGCAGTCTGATCGACCGTATCGGTGCCCTCGGTTCGCTGTTGTGCGCCGTGCATTGCGCGCTGTTGCCGCTGGCGATCGCGCTGATCCCCTCGCTCGGCCTGGTCAGCCTGGCCAGCGACCGGTTCGAGCTCGCCTTCGTCGCCTTCGCCACCGTGCTGGGCGCCTTCAGCCTGATCTGGGGCTATCGCCGGCACCACGCCGTGCGCGCCCTGTGGCTGCTGGTGCCGGGGCTGGCCCTGCTCTGGGTCGGCGTGCTGTACGCGCCGCTGCATCATTCGGTGGTCCCGCACGCGATCGCCATGACCATCGGCGGCGCCCTGGTCGGCCTGGCCCACCTCGCCAACCTGCGCCTCAACCACGGCCACATCCACAGCGCCAGCTGCGCTCACTGA
- a CDS encoding outer membrane beta-barrel protein — protein MKKQLALALALAAASTSAAAYDRLSHTYVEAGFAHQQAEVPVLAPVGVTVDDMKANGGFINGSIAVGEKFYVFGGYQKGKDDSIAVNFEGFGKIGEFEIDAQQAHGGVGYGHQLSDRVQWTGEVSFLRTRFKAKGEDITQDTAEGDDYRASLGLRGNLARNFEGWIKANYTDGDMYDQEFSGTLGGLIKFNDNWGIVAEGEFGSDQKQYRLGVRWSF, from the coding sequence ATGAAGAAGCAACTCGCGCTGGCCCTCGCGCTGGCCGCCGCCTCCACCTCCGCCGCCGCCTACGACAGGCTGAGCCACACCTACGTCGAAGCCGGTTTCGCCCATCAGCAGGCCGAAGTGCCGGTGCTCGCTCCGGTCGGGGTCACGGTCGACGACATGAAGGCCAACGGCGGCTTCATCAACGGCTCGATCGCGGTCGGCGAGAAGTTCTACGTGTTCGGCGGCTACCAGAAGGGCAAGGACGACAGCATCGCGGTCAACTTCGAAGGCTTCGGCAAGATCGGCGAATTCGAGATCGACGCCCAGCAGGCCCATGGCGGCGTCGGCTACGGCCACCAGCTCAGCGACCGGGTCCAGTGGACCGGCGAAGTCAGCTTCCTGCGCACCCGCTTCAAGGCCAAGGGCGAAGATATCACCCAGGACACCGCCGAAGGCGACGACTATCGCGCCTCGCTCGGCCTGCGCGGCAACCTGGCGCGCAACTTCGAAGGCTGGATCAAGGCCAACTACACCGACGGCGACATGTACGACCAGGAGTTCAGCGGCACGCTGGGCGGCCTGATCAAGTTCAACGACAACTGGGGCATCGTCGCCGAAGGCGAGTTCGGCAGCGACCAGAAGCAGTACCGCCTGGGCGTGCGCTGGAGCTTCTGA
- a CDS encoding ectonucleotide pyrophosphatase/phosphodiesterase, with product MPSIVLAARAALLASLVSLAACATSAPRDPPPADTPLLLVSIDSFRASYLDLGLTPNLQRIADQGVRAQWINPSYPTQTFPNHYTLVTGLRPDQHGVIHNMMRDSELGRFRVNDPAAIGEERWWNGGEPIWIGAQNAGLRGATMLWPGGEAPNHGQHASRRRAFDPKISEMARVEQVLKWLDEPAATRPHVTALYFDSLDKQSHDYGPNSPQARAAMQRIDIALGRLIDTLAARGELDRTNLIVVSDHGMAEVAPEHRIAVEDMVTVQEAVVTSTGQSIGIAPNKGYEAQVERRLLGKHDHYECWRKGELPARWQYGTHPRIPPIVCQMQEGWDAIEREVLAKARPGQTRGSHGYDPALPSMRAIFIARGPAFRQGATIPAFDNVDVYPLLARLLGIVPAKNDGDIAPLLPALKAQAAEAAEKK from the coding sequence ATGCCTTCGATCGTCCTCGCGGCCCGCGCCGCCCTGCTCGCCTCCCTGGTGTCCCTCGCCGCCTGCGCCACCTCCGCGCCGCGCGATCCGCCGCCGGCCGACACCCCGCTGCTGCTGGTCTCCATCGACAGCTTCCGCGCCAGTTATCTCGACCTCGGCTTGACCCCGAACCTGCAGCGCATCGCCGATCAGGGCGTGCGCGCGCAATGGATCAATCCCTCGTACCCGACCCAGACCTTCCCCAACCACTACACCCTGGTCACCGGCCTGCGCCCGGACCAACACGGCGTGATCCACAACATGATGCGCGACTCGGAACTGGGCCGGTTCCGGGTGAACGACCCCGCCGCGATCGGCGAAGAGCGCTGGTGGAACGGCGGTGAGCCGATCTGGATCGGCGCGCAGAACGCCGGCCTGCGCGGCGCCACCATGCTCTGGCCCGGCGGCGAAGCGCCGAACCACGGCCAACACGCGAGCCGCCGGCGCGCGTTCGACCCCAAGATCAGCGAGATGGCGCGCGTCGAACAAGTGCTGAAGTGGCTCGACGAACCCGCCGCCACCCGCCCGCACGTGACCGCCCTGTATTTCGACTCGCTCGACAAGCAGAGCCACGACTACGGCCCGAACTCGCCCCAGGCGCGCGCCGCGATGCAGCGCATCGACATCGCGCTGGGCCGCCTCATCGACACCCTGGCCGCGCGCGGCGAACTCGACCGGACCAATCTGATCGTGGTTTCCGACCACGGCATGGCTGAAGTCGCGCCGGAGCACCGCATCGCGGTCGAAGACATGGTCACGGTGCAGGAAGCGGTGGTGACCTCGACCGGGCAATCGATCGGCATCGCGCCGAACAAGGGCTACGAGGCGCAAGTGGAGCGACGCCTGCTCGGCAAGCACGATCATTACGAATGCTGGCGCAAGGGCGAGCTGCCGGCGCGCTGGCAGTACGGCACCCATCCGCGGATACCGCCGATCGTCTGCCAGATGCAGGAAGGCTGGGACGCGATCGAGCGCGAGGTGCTCGCCAAGGCGCGCCCGGGCCAGACCCGCGGCTCGCACGGCTACGACCCGGCGCTGCCGTCGATGCGCGCGATCTTCATCGCCCGCGGCCCGGCGTTCCGGCAGGGCGCGACGATTCCGGCGTTCGACAACGTCGACGTGTATCCGCTGCTCGCGCGCTTGCTCGGGATCGTTCCTGCGAAGAACGACGGCGACATCGCGCCGCTGCTGCCGGCGCTGAAGGCGCAGGCGGCGGAGGCGGCGGAGAAAAAGTAA
- a CDS encoding dipeptidase produces the protein MRIAALALALALAPLAAHADQPLSAGQRFAQDAIIVDTHIDAPTGLLRHWADLGLDTPKVEFDYPRARQGGLDIAFMSIYTSPGEDAAGTATQTAHTQIDAVEAMVGRRPEQFAVLRSPKDFERLNARNQRVLLALGMENGAPIGDDLSRLKLFFDRGVRYITLAHSEDNRISDSSYSRKRTWKGLSPFGEKVVDEMNRLGIMVDVSHLSDDAVRDVLARSKAPVIASHSGLRHFTPGFERNLSDELAKAVAAKGGVVQVVFGNAFVDPASAADTQAYFVASAKFEEEQAAARKRGETPKSSEAFDKQWEAAHPPRTVKIDAVLDQIDYAVKLLGADHVGIGSDFDGVSGALPEGLKSVADYPNLIDGMKARGHSDETIRKVLGGNLLRVWGEVEAKAVRS, from the coding sequence GTGCGGATCGCCGCTCTCGCTCTAGCCCTTGCTCTCGCGCCGCTCGCGGCGCACGCCGACCAGCCCCTCAGCGCCGGCCAGCGCTTCGCCCAGGACGCGATCATCGTCGACACCCACATCGACGCGCCGACTGGATTGCTGCGCCATTGGGCCGACCTCGGCCTGGACACGCCCAAGGTCGAGTTCGATTACCCGCGCGCGCGCCAGGGCGGGCTCGATATCGCCTTCATGTCGATCTACACCTCGCCCGGCGAGGACGCCGCCGGCACTGCCACCCAGACCGCGCACACCCAGATCGACGCGGTCGAGGCGATGGTCGGCCGCCGCCCGGAGCAGTTCGCGGTGCTGCGCTCGCCCAAGGACTTCGAACGGCTCAACGCGCGCAACCAGCGCGTGCTGCTGGCGCTGGGCATGGAGAACGGCGCGCCGATCGGCGACGACCTGTCCCGGCTCAAGCTGTTCTTCGACCGCGGCGTGCGCTACATCACCCTCGCCCACAGCGAGGACAACCGCATCAGCGATTCCTCCTACAGCCGCAAGCGCACCTGGAAGGGCCTGAGCCCGTTCGGCGAAAAAGTCGTCGACGAGATGAACCGGCTCGGCATCATGGTCGACGTCTCGCACCTGTCCGACGACGCGGTGCGCGACGTGCTCGCGCGCAGCAAGGCGCCGGTGATCGCCAGCCACTCGGGCCTGCGCCATTTCACTCCCGGTTTCGAGCGCAACCTCAGCGACGAGCTGGCCAAGGCGGTCGCGGCCAAGGGCGGCGTGGTCCAGGTGGTGTTCGGCAACGCCTTCGTCGATCCGGCCTCGGCCGCCGACACCCAGGCGTATTTCGTCGCCAGCGCCAAGTTCGAGGAAGAACAGGCCGCGGCGCGCAAGCGCGGCGAAACGCCGAAGTCGAGCGAGGCCTTCGACAAGCAGTGGGAGGCCGCGCATCCGCCGCGCACGGTCAAGATCGACGCGGTGCTCGACCAGATCGACTACGCGGTGAAGCTGCTCGGCGCCGATCACGTCGGCATCGGCTCGGACTTCGACGGCGTCAGCGGCGCGCTGCCCGAAGGGCTCAAGTCGGTCGCCGACTATCCCAACCTGATCGACGGCATGAAGGCGCGCGGGCATTCCGACGAGACCATCCGCAAGGTGCTCGGCGGCAACCTGCTGCGGGTGTGGGGCGAGGTCGAGGCCAAGGCGGTGCGTTCGTGA
- the hutI gene encoding imidazolonepropionase, which produces MTSSSPAPDRPPYDGLPYEGLILGASLATLDAAAGYGEIADAALAWRDGRIAWLGPRAQLPAAPEALAAQVIQASGWITPGLIDCHTHLVFAGDRAREFELRLQGASYEEIARAGGGIVSSVRAVREADEDELLRQSLPRARALIADGATTLEIKSGYGLDFDNERKMLRVARRLGETLGVRVRTTYLAAHALPPEYQGRADDYIDAACRWLPRLHAEGLVDAVDAFCEGIGFSPAQTTRMFEAARALGLPVKLHADQLSDLGGGALAAAFDGLSADHVEHTSLDSVRAMAAHGTVAVLLPGAFHVLRETKLPPLDAFREHGVAMAVATDCNPGTSPLLSLRQAMQLSCTHFKLTPEEALRGATVHAAQALGLGDAGALKVGASADFALWDIRHPAELCYWLGGRLAQRVYCQGRQIA; this is translated from the coding sequence ATGACGTCCTCATCGCCCGCCCCCGACCGCCCGCCGTACGACGGCCTGCCATACGAAGGCCTGATCCTCGGCGCCTCGCTCGCCACCCTCGACGCCGCCGCCGGCTACGGCGAGATCGCCGACGCCGCCCTGGCCTGGCGCGACGGCCGCATCGCCTGGCTCGGCCCGCGCGCGCAGCTGCCGGCCGCGCCCGAAGCCCTGGCCGCGCAGGTGATCCAGGCCAGCGGCTGGATCACCCCGGGACTGATCGACTGCCACACCCACCTGGTCTTCGCCGGCGACCGCGCGCGCGAGTTCGAGCTGCGCCTGCAGGGCGCCAGCTACGAGGAGATCGCCCGCGCCGGCGGCGGCATCGTCTCCAGCGTGCGCGCCGTGCGCGAAGCCGACGAGGACGAACTGCTGCGCCAGTCGCTGCCGCGCGCCCGCGCCCTGATCGCCGACGGCGCCACCACGCTCGAAATCAAGTCCGGCTACGGCCTGGACTTCGACAACGAACGCAAGATGCTGCGCGTCGCCCGGCGCCTGGGCGAAACCCTCGGCGTGCGCGTGCGCACCACGTACCTGGCCGCGCACGCGCTGCCGCCGGAATACCAGGGCCGCGCCGACGACTACATCGACGCCGCCTGCCGATGGCTGCCGCGGCTGCACGCCGAAGGCCTGGTCGACGCGGTCGACGCGTTCTGCGAAGGCATCGGCTTCAGCCCGGCCCAGACCACGCGCATGTTCGAAGCCGCGCGCGCGCTCGGCCTGCCGGTCAAGCTGCACGCCGACCAGCTTAGCGACCTCGGCGGCGGCGCGCTGGCCGCGGCCTTCGACGGGCTGTCGGCCGACCACGTCGAACACACCTCGCTCGATAGCGTGCGCGCGATGGCCGCGCACGGCACGGTCGCGGTCCTGCTGCCGGGCGCGTTTCATGTCCTGCGCGAAACCAAGTTGCCGCCGCTGGACGCGTTCCGCGAGCACGGCGTGGCGATGGCGGTGGCCACCGACTGCAATCCCGGAACCTCGCCGCTGCTGTCGCTGCGCCAGGCGATGCAGCTGTCGTGCACGCACTTCAAGCTGACCCCGGAAGAGGCGCTGCGCGGAGCGACGGTGCACGCGGCCCAGGCGCTCGGCCTCGGCGATGCCGGCGCGCTCAAGGTCGGCGCCAGCGCCGACTTCGCGCTGTGGGACATCCGCCATCCGGCCGAGCTGTGCTACTGGCTCGGCGGACGACTGGCGCAACGCGTGTACTGCCAGGGCCGCCAGATCGCCTGA
- a CDS encoding DNA-3-methyladenine glycosylase 2 family protein, which translates to MDAPVIPAPAASLPPAHVCEQARISRDPRFDGLFFVAVTSTGIYCRPVCPAPTAKSANVKYFGHAAACEAAGFRPCLRCRPELSPAEGAWRRGDAVVARALKLIDEGALAEQPLSALAERVGLGERQLRRLFVDRLGAPPIGVHGTRRLLFAKQLLTETRLPITEVALAAGFGSLRRFNAAFLEAYRMAPRDLRRRPNESPAGQGDGAGDGDALVLRLGYRPPYDLGAMLDFLRGRALPGVEHVDEHSYTRAIGPIDAPGWLRVGAWPADKRERQHALKLELHGTAPSRLLEITNRLRRMFDLDADPDAIGAALSVDPRLRALVRKRPGLRLPSGWDGFEISVRAILGQQVSVAAARTLAARVAQRYGQALPQPFGPGLTHLFPTPADLADADLAPLGLTRARADTVRTVARALLDGRVDFRAERTLDDFVARWVALPGIGPWTAHYIAMRALGHPDAFPADDLVLQKALPEDGVRLSAKALGARAEAWRPWRAYGVIHTWRDSMPAPLPLKPGVPGVPAAAAPAVKPKKTRRAA; encoded by the coding sequence ATGGACGCCCCCGTCATCCCCGCTCCGGCCGCTTCGCTGCCGCCCGCGCACGTCTGCGAACAGGCCCGCATCAGCCGCGATCCGCGTTTCGACGGACTGTTCTTCGTCGCCGTCACCAGCACCGGCATCTATTGCCGGCCGGTGTGTCCGGCGCCGACGGCCAAGAGCGCCAACGTCAAGTACTTCGGCCATGCCGCCGCGTGCGAGGCCGCCGGCTTCCGCCCGTGCCTGCGCTGCCGGCCGGAACTGTCGCCGGCCGAGGGCGCGTGGCGCCGTGGCGATGCGGTGGTCGCGCGCGCGCTCAAGCTCATCGACGAAGGCGCGCTCGCCGAACAGCCGCTGTCGGCGCTGGCCGAACGCGTCGGTCTCGGCGAACGGCAACTGCGCCGGCTGTTCGTCGATCGCCTGGGCGCGCCGCCGATCGGCGTGCACGGCACCCGCCGGCTGCTGTTCGCCAAACAGCTGTTGACCGAAACCCGCCTGCCGATCACCGAAGTCGCGCTAGCCGCCGGTTTCGGCAGCCTGCGCCGTTTCAACGCCGCCTTCCTCGAGGCTTACCGTATGGCGCCGCGCGATCTGCGCCGGCGGCCGAACGAATCACCGGCGGGCCAAGGCGACGGCGCGGGCGACGGCGACGCGCTGGTGCTGCGGCTGGGCTACCGGCCGCCGTACGACCTGGGCGCGATGCTCGATTTCCTGCGCGGACGCGCCCTTCCCGGGGTCGAGCATGTCGACGAACACAGCTACACCCGCGCGATCGGCCCGATCGACGCGCCCGGCTGGTTGCGCGTCGGCGCGTGGCCCGCGGACAAGCGCGAACGCCAGCACGCGCTGAAGCTGGAGTTGCACGGCACCGCGCCGTCGCGCCTGCTGGAGATCACCAACCGCCTGCGCCGCATGTTCGACCTCGATGCCGACCCCGACGCGATCGGCGCGGCGCTGTCGGTGGACCCGCGCCTGCGCGCGCTGGTTCGCAAGCGTCCCGGCCTGCGCCTGCCCAGCGGCTGGGACGGCTTCGAGATCTCGGTGCGCGCGATCCTCGGCCAGCAGGTCAGCGTCGCCGCCGCGCGCACGCTGGCCGCGCGCGTGGCCCAACGCTACGGCCAGGCCCTGCCGCAGCCGTTCGGCCCCGGCCTCACCCACCTGTTTCCGACCCCGGCCGACCTGGCCGATGCCGACCTCGCTCCGCTCGGCCTGACCCGCGCGCGCGCCGACACCGTGCGCACCGTCGCCCGCGCCCTGCTCGACGGGCGCGTCGACTTCCGCGCCGAGCGCACCCTCGACGACTTCGTCGCGCGCTGGGTCGCGCTGCCGGGCATCGGCCCGTGGACCGCGCACTACATCGCCATGCGCGCGCTCGGCCATCCCGATGCGTTTCCCGCCGACGATCTGGTGCTGCAGAAAGCTCTGCCGGAGGACGGCGTGCGCCTGAGCGCGAAAGCGCTCGGCGCGCGTGCCGAGGCGTGGCGGCCGTGGCGCGCTTACGGCGTGATCCACACCTGGCGCGACAGCATGCCGGCGCCGCTGCCGCTGAAACCGGGCGTCCCGGGCGTCCCGGCCGCGGCCGCGCCGGCGGTCAAGCCAAAGAAAACCCGGCGGGCCGCATGA